One genomic region from Cucumis melo cultivar AY chromosome 9, USDA_Cmelo_AY_1.0, whole genome shotgun sequence encodes:
- the LOC103499293 gene encoding aspartic proteinase-like protein 1, translating into MANCSLLLLLIACLFVDCSLGLTLSLKLVHRFSDEAKSLWKSTRTGNVSAKFWPPRNSLKYFQMLLDYDLKRRRLKIGSKYDMLFPSEGSQVIFFGNEFNWLHYTWIDIGTPRVPFLVALDVGSDLLWVPCDCVQCAPLSASYYSVLDRDLSEYNPALSSTSKHLFCGHQLCAWSTTCKSPNDPCTYKRDYYSDNTSTSGYMIEDKLHLTSFSKHGTHSLLQASVVLGCGRKQSGSYLDGAAPDGVMGLGPGNISVPTLLAQEGLVRNTFSLCFDNNGSGRIIFGDDGPATQQTTQFLPLFGEFAAYFIGVESFCVGSSCLQRSGFQALVDSGSSFTYLPAEVYKKIVFEFDKQVKFNATRIVLQELPWNYCYNLSTLVSFNIPSMKLVFPLNQIFIHDPVYILPANQGYKVFCLTLEETDEDYGVIGQNLMVGYRMVFDRENLKLGWSKSKCLDINSSTTEHAKPPSNNGNAKSPIALPPTNRQAIAPTAARTSSKSSLSASYFSPLLLLLLAAFLVACWIC; encoded by the exons ATGGCAAATTGCTCCCTTCTTTTGCTCTTAATTGCTTGTCTCTTCGTGGACTGCTCTCTTGGTCTTACGCTCTCCTTGAAGCTAGTACATCGATTCTCCGACGAGGCTAAATCACTTTGGAAGTCCACGAGGACTGGCAATGTCTCTGCAAAGTTCTGGCCGCCGAGGaatagcttgaagtattttcaAATGCTTTTGGACTATGACTTGAAGAGGCGACGGCTGAAGATCGGATCCAAGTACGACATGCTTTTTCCTTCCGAAGGAAGCCAGGTTATATTCTTCGGAAACGAGTTTAATTG GTTACATTACACATGGATTGATATAGGAACACCCAGAGTTCCGTTTCTCGTTGCTTTGGATGTAGGAAGTGACCTGCTCTGGGTTCCGTGTGATTGCGTTCAATGTGCTCCCTTGTCTGCAAGTTATTATAGCGTTTTG GATAGGGATCTGAGTGAATACAATCCAGCTTTATCAAGCACCAGCAAGCACCTTTTCTGCGGTCATCAATTATGTGCCTGGAGCACAACTTGCAAAAGTCCCAATGATCCCTGCACTTATAAGCGAGATTATTACTCAGATAATACATCGACTTCTGGATATATGATTGAAGATAAATTGCATTTGACATCTTTCAGTAAACATGGGACACATAGCCTTTTGCAAGCCTCAGTTGTATTAGG TTGTGGTAGGAAACAGAGTGGCAGCTATTTGGATGGGGCTGCTCCCGATGGTGTTATGGGGTTGGGTCCTGGAAATATTTCAGTGCCAACCTTATTGGCACAAGAAGGATTGGTTAGAAACACATTTTCGCTTTGTTTTGATAATAATGGTTCTGGGAGAATCATCTTTGGGGACGATGGTCCTGCCACCCAGCAAACAACACAATTTTTGCCCTTATTTGGCGAATT TGCTGCCTATTTTATTGGGGTGGAGTCTTTTTGTGTTGGGAGTTCCTGTCTGCAGAGAAGTGGATTCCAGGCGTTGGTTGACAGTGGCTCATCTTTTACATATCTTCCGGCAGAAGTCTATAAAAAGATTGTCTTTGAG TTTGATAAACAAGTAAAATTTAATGCTACTAGGATAGTTCTCCAGGAACTTCCCTGGAATTACTGCTATAATCTTAG TACGCTGGTGTCCTTTAATATTCCTAGCATGAAACTCGTGTTTCCATTGAATCAAATCTTTATACACGATCCTGTGTATATCCTTCCTGCAAACCAA GGGTATAAAGTTTTTTGTTTAACTTTAGAGGAGACAGATGAAGATTATGGTGTAATTGGAC AAAACTTGATGGTGGGTTACCGGATGGTTTTTGACAGAGAAAATCTTAAATTGGGTTGGTCCAAGTCCAAAT GCCTAGATATCAACAGTAGTACGACAGAGCATGCCAAACCACCTTCAAATAATGGAAATGCCAAATCGCCAATTGCATTGCCACCAACAAATAGGCAAGCAATTGCACCCACTGCTGCAAGAACGTCTTCTAAGTCTTCCCTATCTGCATCCTATTTTTCTCCTTTGTTGCTACTGTTGCTTGCAGCTTTTTTGGTCGCTTGTTGGATTTGTTGA
- the LOC103499292 gene encoding heavy metal-associated isoprenylated plant protein 24 — MGVEGTWEYFSNLINKHRKKKKQMQTVSLKVRMDCEGCGRKMKQIMSRVKGAKKVDVDVKQMKVTVTGYIEPKKVLKAAQATKKKVEMWPYVPVSLEPYPYISASYDKKAPPNMVRSVPNTATITETLVNENYVRMFSDDNPYACSIM; from the exons ATGGGAGTTGAAGGCACTTGGGAGTACTTCTCCAATTTGATTAACAAACacaggaagaagaagaagcagatGCAAACAGTATCCTTAAAGGTTCGTATGGACTGCGAGGGCTGTGGCCGCAAGATGAAGCAAATCATGTCTCGTGTTAAGG GGGCGAAGAAAGTGGATGTGGATGTGAAGCAAATGAAGGTGACAGTAACCGGTTACATAGAGCCAAAGAAGGTGTTGAAGGCAGCACAAGCAACAAAGAAGAAGGTGGAGATGTGGCCTTATGTTCCAGTTTCATTGGAGCCATATCCATATATATCAGCCTCTTATGACAAGAAGGCTCCTCCAAATATGGTTAGGAGTGTTCCAAACACAGCCACCATTACTGAGACTCTTGTCAATGAAAACTATGTTCGAATGTTTAGTGATGATAATCCCTACGCTTGTTCTATCATGTAA